Proteins encoded in a region of the Gemmatimonadaceae bacterium genome:
- the gvpA gene encoding gas vesicle structural protein GvpA, producing the protein MAVERTPSGSSLIDVLDRVLDKGIVIDAWVRVSLVGIDLVTVEARVVVASIDTYLKYSEAVGITTPVSRPREIAAGDELERVQRENAELRRQLEERKAK; encoded by the coding sequence ATGGCCGTCGAACGCACCCCGAGCGGCAGTTCACTCATCGATGTCCTCGATCGCGTGTTGGACAAAGGCATTGTCATCGATGCCTGGGTGCGAGTTTCGCTGGTTGGAATCGATCTTGTTACGGTCGAGGCTCGCGTCGTCGTGGCTTCGATCGATACGTACCTGAAATACTCGGAAGCGGTTGGAATAACGACGCCGGTGTCGAGACCGCGAGAGATCGCCGCCGGCGACGAGTTGGAGCGGGTGCAGCGTGAAAACGCCGAGCTCCGCCGCCAACTCGAGGAACGGAAGGCCAAATAG
- a CDS encoding gas vesicle protein: protein MPELVSPSRTHGLVDILDRVLDKGLVIAGDIKINLANVELLTIQVRLLVCSIDKAEQIGLNWWRTDPRLTTSVGVAATTPAVEARLARIEEQLTRLAQSSGVSSGSSSVRSKPPRRS from the coding sequence ATGCCAGAGCTCGTCAGCCCCTCGAGAACGCACGGCTTGGTCGACATCCTCGACCGCGTCCTCGACAAGGGACTCGTCATCGCGGGCGACATCAAGATCAATCTCGCGAACGTCGAGCTGCTGACGATTCAGGTTCGCCTGCTCGTCTGCTCGATCGACAAAGCAGAACAGATCGGCTTGAACTGGTGGCGGACCGACCCGCGCCTGACGACTTCCGTCGGCGTGGCCGCGACGACACCTGCGGTAGAGGCTCGACTGGCGCGAATCGAGGAACAGCTCACACGCCTCGCACAGTCGTCCGGCGTGAGCAGCGGCTCGTCGAGCGTGCGGTCGAAGCCGCCGAGACGGTCATAG
- a CDS encoding gas vesicle protein K, which produces MTKSESAPGSPSGEAAMAGGQLEAELTAVARALPERINADPERVEQGLARLVLTVIELLREVLEHQAVRRMDGGTLSEEQVEQLGLALLKLNHRMDELKGIFGLTDEDLNIDLGPLGRLR; this is translated from the coding sequence ATGACCAAATCGGAGTCGGCGCCCGGCTCTCCGAGCGGAGAGGCGGCGATGGCCGGTGGGCAGCTCGAGGCCGAATTGACCGCGGTGGCTCGAGCGCTTCCTGAGCGAATAAACGCCGACCCCGAGCGAGTTGAGCAAGGGCTTGCGCGACTTGTCTTGACCGTGATAGAACTGCTGCGCGAGGTGCTCGAGCACCAGGCTGTTCGACGGATGGACGGCGGGACGCTGAGCGAGGAGCAGGTGGAGCAGCTCGGATTGGCGCTGCTCAAGCTGAATCACCGGATGGACGAGCTGAAAGGCATCTTCGGGCTGACGGATGAGGATCTGAACATCGATCTCGGTCCGTTGGGCCGGCTGCGGTAA
- a CDS encoding GvpL/GvpF family gas vesicle protein: protein MKTHLYCVLPQDDRIEMPTGLSGVAGARVRAIPVDGVVAWVSDVERDVPVSVEGVRAHDAVVEAALEMGSTPVPARFGQRFADDAACRDALSSRAASVERLVTTVQGLVEMTLVLTPSTRRMLRDLQPVLPEMFDLDSSGTGRRYLEALRAREDATGAVRSALDHLGAQLDAATSDWVVRSAVHDQVTRLPLRTISHLIARESIPQYRRALGEVRPDGEFRFLLIGPRAPYSFCSLTGEPVGTHGMKLAD from the coding sequence ATGAAGACGCACCTCTATTGTGTCCTCCCGCAGGACGATCGGATCGAGATGCCGACCGGATTGAGCGGCGTCGCCGGCGCGCGCGTCCGAGCGATTCCCGTCGACGGCGTCGTCGCGTGGGTGAGCGACGTCGAACGCGACGTACCCGTGTCGGTGGAAGGCGTGCGTGCCCACGACGCGGTTGTCGAGGCGGCGCTCGAGATGGGATCGACGCCGGTCCCGGCGCGCTTCGGGCAGCGTTTCGCGGACGACGCGGCCTGCCGGGATGCGCTTTCTAGCCGGGCCGCGTCGGTCGAGCGGCTCGTCACGACCGTGCAGGGTCTCGTCGAAATGACCCTCGTGCTCACTCCATCGACGCGCCGGATGCTGCGGGATCTGCAGCCGGTGCTTCCGGAGATGTTCGATCTCGATTCTTCGGGGACCGGCCGGCGTTACCTCGAGGCGCTACGGGCGCGCGAGGACGCTACCGGCGCGGTTCGGTCCGCTTTGGACCACCTCGGGGCGCAACTGGATGCCGCGACCAGCGATTGGGTCGTGCGCTCCGCCGTCCACGATCAGGTGACCCGCCTCCCGCTCCGGACGATCTCGCATCTCATCGCGCGCGAATCGATCCCTCAGTACCGGCGGGCGCTCGGCGAGGTAAGGCCGGACGGCGAGTTCCGGTTTCTCCTGATCGGGCCGCGCGCGCCCTACAGTTTCTGCTCCCTCACGGGGGAACCCGTCGGGACGCACGGCATGAAACTGGCGGACTGA
- the gvpJ gene encoding gas vesicle protein GvpJ — MTTDDDEIDNRQLALGDLLNHVLDKGLVIGGTVTISVADIDLLLVDLRVLLTSVETITRRGIERSGPALTPLANPR, encoded by the coding sequence ATGACGACCGATGATGATGAAATCGACAACCGTCAACTGGCTCTCGGCGATTTGCTCAACCACGTGCTGGACAAGGGTCTCGTGATCGGCGGGACGGTCACGATCTCGGTCGCGGACATCGACCTCCTCCTGGTCGATCTTCGCGTGCTCCTTACGTCGGTCGAGACGATCACGCGCCGCGGCATCGAGCGCAGCGGCCCCGCTCTCACGCCTCTCGCCAACCCGCGATGA
- a CDS encoding GvpL/GvpF family gas vesicle protein, with amino-acid sequence MPSTSVCYVYGVVPSAIDLASAPAGVDDARVALERCDGVAALMSAVDGDVYAPAALEQSTADVEWMSPRAVAHDRVLTWASDRGSGAVVPMPMFSLFTGADAVQRMLRERSSQLGDTLRRVALGREYALRVYRVDAELMDAMTGFSPHLGELASKAAAATPGQRYLLERKLADAKREEMRGVTMEIADAIVGALAVHAVDTVKSPIPRVTDAAGRGPMVLNAAFLVAPDRLNAFQQTLTSLVEQHGARGFRFDFTGPWPPYHFAGAGVNT; translated from the coding sequence ATGCCCTCCACATCCGTCTGCTACGTTTACGGCGTCGTCCCATCGGCGATCGACCTCGCGTCGGCTCCGGCGGGTGTCGATGACGCGCGCGTCGCGCTCGAACGGTGCGACGGCGTAGCGGCGTTGATGTCGGCGGTGGACGGCGACGTCTACGCGCCGGCGGCGCTGGAGCAGAGCACGGCCGACGTGGAGTGGATGAGCCCGCGTGCCGTCGCGCACGACCGCGTCCTGACCTGGGCGAGCGACCGCGGTTCAGGCGCCGTCGTGCCGATGCCGATGTTCTCGCTCTTCACGGGCGCCGACGCCGTCCAGCGAATGTTGCGCGAGCGATCGTCGCAGTTGGGGGACACACTGCGGCGCGTCGCGCTAGGACGGGAGTACGCGCTGCGAGTGTATCGGGTCGACGCGGAGTTGATGGACGCGATGACCGGGTTCAGCCCGCATCTGGGCGAGCTCGCGAGCAAGGCGGCGGCCGCGACGCCGGGGCAGCGGTATCTGCTCGAGCGGAAGCTCGCCGACGCGAAGCGCGAAGAAATGCGCGGCGTCACGATGGAGATCGCCGACGCGATCGTCGGCGCGCTCGCCGTTCACGCCGTCGACACGGTGAAATCGCCGATTCCGCGCGTCACCGACGCGGCGGGCCGCGGGCCGATGGTTCTCAACGCCGCGTTTCTCGTCGCACCCGACCGCTTGAACGCGTTTCAACAGACACTCACGTCGCTCGTCGAGCAGCATGGGGCGCGCGGCTTTCGCTTCGACTTCACCGGACCCTGGCCGCCTTATCACTTCGCCGGCGCCGGTGTCAACACATGA